The Streptomyces sp. NBC_00670 genome window below encodes:
- a CDS encoding thioesterase II family protein, giving the protein MPITERPPGPPATTPRSPTAWFPGLTPEGGSHAAPLRLICVPYAGGTASVYRGWEAALGTGVRVVPVALPGRGLRLREPPYSAMRPLARDLADALTDCALTHDYALFGHSMGALLAYEVACELRTRGHEAPRHLFVSGSAAPHLYGDRADRTLSDADLRWLVHDLGGLGDDPAVAGAYLDRRLPVLRADLTVCEEYRWTPRPPLDCPTTAFSADRDPVAPRPAVEAWRAYTTGSLLHHHLEGDHFFLNGPARPALLRAVRDELARHAEPEPPRTPDTPKRDSPWIC; this is encoded by the coding sequence GTGCCCATTACCGAGCGACCGCCGGGGCCGCCCGCCACGACCCCGCGGTCACCCACCGCCTGGTTCCCGGGCCTCACCCCCGAAGGCGGGTCCCACGCCGCCCCGCTCCGCCTGATCTGCGTCCCCTACGCGGGCGGCACCGCCTCCGTCTACCGGGGCTGGGAGGCCGCACTCGGCACGGGCGTGCGCGTCGTCCCCGTCGCCCTGCCCGGCCGGGGCCTCCGGCTGCGCGAACCGCCCTACTCGGCCATGCGCCCCCTGGCCCGCGACCTCGCCGACGCCCTCACCGACTGCGCACTCACCCACGACTACGCCCTGTTCGGCCACAGCATGGGCGCGCTGCTGGCCTACGAGGTCGCCTGCGAGCTGCGTACCCGCGGCCACGAGGCGCCCCGGCACCTGTTCGTGTCCGGCAGCGCGGCACCCCACCTCTACGGCGACCGCGCGGACCGGACCCTGTCCGACGCCGACCTGCGCTGGCTGGTCCACGACCTCGGCGGCCTCGGCGACGACCCCGCCGTCGCCGGTGCCTACCTGGACCGGCGGCTGCCGGTGCTGCGCGCCGACCTCACCGTCTGCGAGGAGTACCGCTGGACGCCGCGGCCCCCGCTGGACTGCCCCACGACCGCGTTCTCGGCCGACCGCGACCCCGTCGCACCCCGCCCCGCCGTGGAGGCGTGGCGCGCGTACACCACCGGCTCCCTCCTCCACCACCACCTGGAGGGCGACCACTTCTTCCTCAACGGCCCCGCCCGCCCGGCGCTCCTGCGCGCGGTCCGGGACGAACTCGCCCGGCACGCCGAGCCGGAGCCCCCAAGGACCCCCGACACCCCGAAGAGGGATTCCCCATGGATCTGCTGA
- a CDS encoding SAM-dependent methyltransferase has product MDLLSLARTVKHRVEAPLTDALSLARIATDPRNPVLLTLSTALVNPLYRAAFLASAAGSGVLGCLAVRPCDLDSLAEYLEVPQDDRPRLRAWLDTGVRLGELGTREGCYRLRSPAARLLALPGNDAVAATLEEILRFHVPVLLDAPRMLSAGRRFSLADQDGTVIARSSLALRAMVEAALDRTLDREGPVRLLEVGCGTGAHVRYAAEANPRLTAVAVDLQEDVAARAADNMAAWGLADRVETRQGDLRTLDLQPQFDLVTLHNNIYYFPEDERVEALRRARALLAPGGRLLLTTSCRGGGNAGLDVLNLWFTYADFGGPLPHADDLAAQLAEAGFTDVRATRIVPGQPFRAFTGTSTGSGAGSPSSVRSVPSVQSV; this is encoded by the coding sequence ATGGATCTGCTGAGCCTGGCCAGGACCGTCAAACACCGGGTGGAGGCACCCCTCACGGACGCGCTGTCCCTGGCGCGGATTGCCACCGACCCGCGCAACCCCGTCCTGCTGACCCTGTCGACCGCGCTGGTCAACCCGCTCTACCGGGCGGCCTTCCTCGCCTCCGCCGCGGGCTCCGGCGTCCTCGGCTGCCTCGCCGTACGCCCCTGCGACCTCGACAGCCTCGCCGAGTACCTGGAGGTCCCCCAGGACGACCGCCCCCGGCTGCGGGCCTGGCTCGACACCGGCGTCCGGCTCGGCGAACTGGGCACCCGCGAGGGCTGCTACCGGCTCAGGAGCCCCGCCGCCAGGCTGCTCGCCCTGCCGGGCAACGACGCCGTCGCCGCCACCCTGGAGGAGATCCTCCGCTTCCACGTGCCGGTCCTCCTCGACGCCCCCCGCATGCTCTCCGCCGGCCGCCGCTTCTCGCTGGCCGACCAGGACGGCACCGTCATCGCCCGCTCCTCCCTCGCGCTGCGCGCGATGGTCGAGGCCGCCCTCGACCGGACCCTCGACCGGGAGGGCCCCGTCCGCCTCCTGGAGGTCGGCTGCGGCACCGGCGCCCACGTCCGGTACGCCGCCGAGGCCAACCCCCGGCTCACCGCCGTCGCCGTCGACCTGCAGGAGGACGTCGCCGCGCGGGCCGCCGACAACATGGCCGCCTGGGGCCTCGCCGACCGGGTGGAGACCCGGCAGGGCGACCTGCGCACGCTGGACCTGCAACCGCAGTTCGACCTGGTCACCCTGCACAACAACATCTACTACTTCCCCGAGGACGAGCGCGTCGAGGCGCTGCGCCGGGCCCGCGCCCTGCTCGCCCCCGGCGGCCGGCTGCTGCTCACCACGTCGTGCCGGGGCGGCGGCAACGCCGGACTCGACGTGCTCAACCTCTGGTTCACCTACGCCGACTTCGGCGGCCCGCTGCCCCACGCGGACGACCTGGCCGCGCAGTTGGCGGAGGCGGGCTTCACCGACGTACGGGCCACGCGGATCGTCCCGGGCCAGCCGTTCCGCGCGTTCACCGGCACCAGTACGGGATCCGGCGCCGGATCCCCCTCCTCCGTCCGGAGCGTCCCGTCCGTCCAGAGCGTCTGA
- a CDS encoding PEP/pyruvate-binding domain-containing protein, with protein METRSDSARAASKAPHADLVLTLGHGHATVETAGGKATRLAEMTGAGLPVPPAFCLTTALFDLFLRETGLAAEIRAAEARGADSRTVRELITARELPEPLARTVLAAYADLGRPRVAVRSSACREDAADRSFAGQHDTVLDVSGDQALLDAVKTCWASLWSDRAAAYRDGGAAGSIAVVVQEMVHADVSGVLFTVDPVGGRPHRMVVEACCGLGEGLVSGRVSSDFFAVDDRTLEVVEERVRYKVTKCASVTPGTIGMTKVDAADRDAPCLTGEQLTALARLALDVRAHYGTEQDIEWALRDGTLYLLQTRPITTRPRQTPREERHSPYVAPQPEAVQQGTLWSRMDIGEIFVGLMSPLGLSFARYYQEHVHRDCAAALGVRDTGDVDLHMGYLQGHVYLNISYTAHLLGQCLPTRDQRHFTSRFVSEEADLSTYENPFGTFPGGLEDLLSTLHWVRATATEMLTMTHRAEEMVTTRLYEFDRARRLDLTRMSRRELHAELTRYLGFFHDAHVGYMPYYINAFGFYGVLTELCGKWLGAEGDNLQNRLKTDMSSLRTVASAQEIWKVAQAAKARPRVMEIIDGSPLEEIAGRLRADDEGRAFWTAEMEPFLRANGTRSRQEMELTHPRWIDDPSYLFQMIRRYAADGFTVEDIMGRSRARAEGDVRAAVRALPLRQRRTLETVISLYRLCSELRETTRMSMVTSIWLVRNVVYEVGRRLVEEGVLHSADEVAYLDFEDVRAYLAGVRPAREAFPRAELDERRRLHDYHNRLPEPPLTFVGEHDPTRPARRGAGAAGGTRAEGSGSGTAGGTRLEGLGSSPGRIVGRARIVEDLVWQADEFQPGEILVTRYTDASWTPLFAIAGGVVTDIGSMLSHSSIVSREFNVPSVVNTKDATQRLRTGDTVVVDGDRGTVEVVESAEG; from the coding sequence ATGGAAACCCGATCCGACAGCGCCCGCGCCGCCTCCAAGGCCCCGCACGCCGACCTCGTCCTCACCCTGGGCCACGGCCACGCCACCGTCGAGACGGCGGGGGGCAAGGCGACCCGGCTGGCGGAGATGACCGGTGCCGGACTCCCGGTACCGCCCGCCTTCTGCCTCACCACCGCACTGTTCGACCTCTTCCTCCGCGAGACCGGCCTGGCCGCCGAGATCCGCGCCGCCGAGGCCCGCGGCGCGGACAGCCGCACCGTCCGCGAGCTGATCACCGCCCGGGAGCTGCCCGAGCCCCTCGCCCGTACCGTCCTCGCCGCCTACGCGGACCTCGGCCGCCCGCGCGTCGCCGTCCGCTCGTCCGCCTGCCGGGAGGACGCCGCCGACCGGTCGTTCGCCGGACAGCACGACACCGTCCTGGACGTCTCCGGCGACCAGGCGCTGCTGGACGCGGTGAAGACCTGCTGGGCCTCGCTCTGGTCCGACCGCGCGGCGGCCTACCGGGACGGCGGCGCGGCGGGCTCCATCGCCGTGGTCGTGCAGGAGATGGTGCACGCCGACGTAAGCGGGGTGCTGTTCACCGTCGACCCGGTCGGCGGCCGCCCGCACCGCATGGTGGTGGAGGCCTGCTGCGGCCTGGGGGAGGGGCTGGTCTCCGGGCGGGTCTCCAGCGACTTCTTCGCCGTCGACGACCGCACCCTGGAGGTGGTCGAGGAGCGCGTCCGCTACAAGGTCACCAAGTGCGCCTCCGTGACCCCCGGCACCATCGGCATGACCAAGGTCGACGCCGCCGACCGCGACGCCCCCTGCCTGACCGGGGAACAGCTCACCGCGCTCGCCCGGCTCGCCCTCGACGTCCGCGCCCACTACGGCACCGAGCAGGACATCGAGTGGGCCCTGCGGGACGGCACGCTGTACCTGCTGCAGACCCGGCCGATCACCACCCGCCCCCGTCAGACCCCCCGCGAGGAACGGCACAGCCCGTACGTCGCCCCCCAGCCGGAGGCGGTGCAGCAGGGCACCCTGTGGTCCCGCATGGACATCGGCGAGATCTTCGTCGGCCTGATGTCACCGCTCGGCCTCAGCTTCGCCCGCTACTACCAGGAGCACGTGCACCGCGACTGCGCCGCCGCCCTCGGCGTCCGCGACACCGGCGACGTCGACCTGCACATGGGCTACCTCCAGGGCCACGTCTACCTCAACATCTCCTACACCGCCCATCTGCTGGGCCAGTGCCTGCCCACCCGCGACCAGCGCCACTTCACCAGCCGCTTCGTCAGCGAGGAGGCCGACCTCTCCACGTACGAGAACCCCTTCGGCACCTTCCCCGGCGGCCTGGAGGACCTGCTCTCCACCCTGCACTGGGTGCGCGCCACCGCCACCGAGATGCTGACGATGACGCACCGCGCCGAGGAGATGGTCACCACCCGGCTCTACGAGTTCGACCGCGCCCGGCGCCTGGACCTCACCCGCATGAGCCGCCGCGAGCTGCACGCCGAACTCACCCGCTACCTCGGCTTCTTCCACGACGCCCACGTCGGCTACATGCCGTACTACATCAACGCGTTCGGCTTCTACGGAGTCCTCACCGAGCTGTGCGGGAAGTGGCTCGGGGCCGAGGGCGACAACCTGCAGAACCGCCTCAAGACGGACATGTCCAGCCTGCGGACGGTCGCCTCCGCCCAGGAGATCTGGAAGGTCGCCCAGGCCGCGAAGGCCCGCCCCCGGGTCATGGAGATCATCGACGGGTCGCCCCTGGAGGAGATCGCGGGCCGGCTGCGCGCCGACGACGAGGGCCGCGCCTTCTGGACGGCCGAGATGGAACCCTTCCTGCGCGCCAACGGCACCCGCAGCCGCCAGGAGATGGAGCTCACCCACCCGCGCTGGATCGACGACCCCTCGTACCTCTTCCAGATGATCCGCCGCTACGCCGCCGACGGCTTCACCGTCGAGGACATCATGGGCCGCAGCCGGGCCAGGGCCGAGGGCGACGTCCGGGCGGCCGTACGCGCCCTGCCCCTGCGGCAGCGCCGCACGCTGGAGACGGTCATCTCGCTCTACCGGCTGTGCAGCGAACTGCGCGAGACCACCCGCATGTCCATGGTCACGTCGATCTGGCTGGTCCGGAACGTGGTCTACGAGGTCGGGCGGCGGCTCGTCGAGGAGGGCGTCCTGCACTCGGCGGACGAGGTGGCGTACCTCGACTTCGAGGACGTCCGCGCGTACCTGGCCGGGGTGCGCCCGGCCCGGGAGGCGTTCCCCCGCGCGGAACTGGACGAACGGCGGCGCCTGCACGACTACCACAACCGGCTGCCCGAGCCGCCCCTGACGTTCGTCGGCGAGCACGACCCGACCCGGCCGGCACGGCGCGGAGCCGGCGCGGCGGGCGGGACGCGTGCGGAGGGGAGCGGGTCCGGCACCGCGGGCGGGACCCGCCTGGAAGGGCTGGGCTCCAGCCCGGGCCGCATCGTCGGCCGGGCCCGCATCGTGGAGGACCTGGTCTGGCAGGCCGACGAGTTCCAGCCGGGAGAGATCCTGGTCACCCGCTACACCGACGCCTCCTGGACCCCGCTGTTCGCCATCGCCGGCGGCGTGGTCACCGACATCGGCTCGATGCTCTCGCACAGCTCCATCGTGTCGCGGGAGTTCAACGTGCCGTCGGTCGTCAACACCAAGGACGCGACGCAGCGCCTCCGCACCGGCGACACGGTCGTGGTCGACGGCGACCGGGGGACCGTCGAGGTCGTCGAGTCGGCCGAGGGCTGA
- a CDS encoding aromatic ring-hydroxylating dioxygenase subunit alpha, with the protein MIPNQWYPILQTGDIARDKPTGVRRMGEELVLWRDLDGNLVCQTARCPHKGANIGDGRLKGNTVECPYHGFRFDAEGTCKVVPALGSGARIPASLKLRTYPVREQHGLVWLWWGDDREELPAIELPAELVDNSRPYETISWTRPLHYTRYIESLLEFYHVTFVHRDHWTNNIDYTFMYGTARKLWTDGRDRYLAANRIVNHKVEVDGTTIRSTFDQCEEANPENTSHFNLIYQAPGLTHVKTGLLEITTWLTPIDDENTLAIMRLYEYPMLRAMVPFKPLRPWVLRASLLMERLVQDPQDVGIMLRQEPKVSERGVNKFIAVDEMNAKFLQMRDRLKAEAAAHAEARASEEETPARPADEATPGKATPASRARRTPKPKPRTDDLAEARS; encoded by the coding sequence ATGATCCCCAACCAGTGGTACCCGATCCTGCAGACGGGCGACATCGCACGCGACAAACCCACCGGGGTGCGCCGCATGGGCGAGGAACTCGTCCTGTGGCGCGATCTGGACGGCAACCTCGTCTGCCAGACGGCGCGTTGCCCGCACAAGGGCGCCAACATCGGCGACGGCCGCCTCAAGGGCAACACCGTCGAGTGCCCGTACCACGGCTTCCGCTTCGACGCCGAGGGCACCTGCAAGGTGGTGCCCGCGCTGGGCTCCGGCGCCCGCATCCCCGCCTCGCTCAAGCTGCGGACGTACCCCGTGCGCGAGCAGCACGGCCTGGTCTGGCTGTGGTGGGGGGACGACCGCGAGGAACTCCCGGCGATCGAACTGCCGGCCGAACTCGTGGACAACTCCCGGCCCTACGAGACCATTTCGTGGACCCGGCCGCTCCACTACACCCGCTACATCGAAAGCCTGCTCGAGTTCTACCACGTGACCTTCGTGCACCGGGACCACTGGACGAACAACATCGACTACACGTTCATGTACGGCACCGCGCGCAAGCTCTGGACGGACGGCCGCGACCGCTACCTGGCCGCCAACAGGATCGTCAACCACAAGGTCGAGGTCGACGGCACCACCATCCGCTCCACCTTCGACCAGTGCGAGGAGGCCAACCCGGAGAACACCTCCCACTTCAATCTGATCTACCAGGCGCCCGGGCTGACCCATGTCAAGACCGGCCTGCTGGAGATCACCACCTGGCTCACGCCCATCGACGACGAGAACACCCTGGCCATCATGCGGCTGTACGAGTACCCGATGCTGCGGGCCATGGTCCCCTTCAAGCCGCTGCGGCCCTGGGTGCTGCGGGCCTCGCTGCTCATGGAGCGGCTCGTCCAGGACCCGCAGGACGTGGGCATCATGCTCCGCCAGGAGCCCAAGGTGAGCGAGCGCGGGGTGAACAAGTTCATCGCGGTCGACGAGATGAACGCGAAGTTCTTGCAGATGCGGGACCGGCTGAAGGCGGAGGCGGCGGCGCACGCGGAGGCGCGGGCGAGCGAGGAGGAGACCCCGGCCAGGCCTGCGGACGAGGCCACGCCCGGCAAGGCCACGCCCGCCTCCCGCGCCCGGCGCACCCCCAAGCCGAAGCCCCGCACGGACGACCTGGCCGAGGCCCGGTCGTAG
- a CDS encoding lysophospholipid acyltransferase family protein yields the protein MAEATGHEGNDGPPEEDRNPDRTSPRDLLMETVAQAMLTLARGRDVLDRCLDDDGGVDDFGYDPELTDDVLLPPLRRLYEKYFRVDVEGLEHVPAEGGALVVANHSGTLPLDALMLQVALRDHHPAHRALRLLAADLVFVLPVLRTLARKAGHTAARMDGALRLLERGELVGVMPEGYKGLGKPFAERYRLRPFGRGGFAALALRTGSPLVPCSIVGAEEIYPMLADARPLARRLGLPYFPITPAFPLLGPLGAVPLPTKWTIRFGEPIRTDHYSAETLEDPMFVHKLSDEVRDTIQETLTEMVRGRTGLFG from the coding sequence ATGGCCGAGGCGACCGGGCACGAAGGAAACGACGGGCCCCCGGAAGAGGACCGGAACCCGGACCGGACGAGCCCCCGTGACCTGCTCATGGAAACGGTCGCCCAGGCCATGCTCACCCTGGCCCGGGGCCGCGACGTCCTCGACCGCTGCCTCGACGACGACGGGGGCGTGGACGACTTCGGCTACGACCCCGAACTCACCGACGACGTCCTGCTGCCACCGCTCAGGCGGCTCTACGAGAAGTACTTCCGGGTCGACGTCGAAGGCCTGGAGCACGTACCCGCCGAGGGCGGCGCCCTCGTCGTCGCCAACCACTCCGGCACCCTGCCGCTGGACGCGCTGATGCTCCAGGTCGCCCTGCGCGACCACCACCCCGCCCACCGGGCGCTCCGGCTGCTCGCCGCCGACCTGGTCTTCGTGCTGCCGGTACTGCGCACACTGGCCCGCAAGGCCGGCCACACCGCCGCCCGTATGGACGGCGCGCTGCGGCTGCTGGAACGCGGCGAGCTGGTCGGCGTCATGCCCGAGGGCTACAAGGGGCTCGGCAAGCCGTTCGCCGAGCGGTACCGGCTGCGCCCCTTCGGCCGGGGCGGCTTCGCGGCCCTGGCGCTGCGCACCGGGAGCCCCCTGGTGCCCTGCTCCATCGTCGGGGCCGAGGAGATCTACCCGATGCTCGCCGACGCCCGCCCGCTGGCCCGGCGCCTGGGCCTGCCGTACTTCCCGATCACACCCGCGTTCCCGCTGCTGGGCCCGCTGGGCGCGGTGCCGCTGCCGACGAAGTGGACGATCCGCTTCGGCGAACCGATCCGCACGGACCACTACTCGGCCGAGACGCTTGAGGACCCCATGTTCGTCCACAAGCTCTCGGACGAGGTCCGCGACACCATCCAGGAGACGCTGACGGAGATGGTGCGCGGACGGACCGGACTCTTCGGGTAG
- a CDS encoding nitroreductase family deazaflavin-dependent oxidoreductase, which produces MSHEAPSRRPQPPTGWRRVAFRLPIRLYRAGLGPLLGKRFLLLHHTGRKSGLARQVVLEVVSYDKEKDTWTVASGFGPKSDWYQNVRQRPDVALQFGRRRVAVTAHFLSAAEGGDVMVDYARRHPRAARRLAQLMGFPTDGSEAAYRKIGEATPFVRLVS; this is translated from the coding sequence ATGTCCCACGAAGCCCCCTCCCGTCGGCCCCAGCCCCCCACCGGATGGCGACGGGTGGCGTTCCGCCTGCCCATCCGGCTGTACCGCGCCGGGCTCGGGCCGCTGCTCGGCAAGCGGTTCCTGCTGCTGCACCACACCGGACGCAAGTCCGGGCTCGCCCGTCAGGTGGTGCTCGAAGTCGTGTCGTACGACAAGGAGAAGGACACCTGGACCGTCGCCTCCGGGTTCGGGCCGAAGTCCGACTGGTACCAGAACGTGCGCCAACGGCCGGACGTCGCCCTCCAGTTCGGCCGGCGACGGGTCGCCGTCACCGCGCACTTCCTGTCCGCCGCCGAGGGCGGTGACGTCATGGTCGACTACGCCCGCCGGCATCCGCGGGCCGCCCGCCGGCTGGCCCAGCTCATGGGGTTCCCCACGGACGGCAGCGAGGCCGCCTACCGGAAGATCGGTGAGGCGACCCCGTTCGTGCGGCTCGTTTCCTGA
- a CDS encoding ABC transporter ATP-binding protein: MSDGTASAPVLRARDVHKSYGKRSVLRGAELTVAPGQLVGVVGENGAGKSTLLKILAGTLSPDRGEVSLSGALGYCPQEPVLNAALTVEQHLRYFAAAHRLPDLRRGQELLRLLGYERYAGTVAGELSGGTRQKLNLTLALLHDPGLLLLDEPYQGFDWETYVRFWDLVDELRSNRTAVVVITHLVFEQDRFDVLADLADGRLAPRDGVSTGKERHAHA; the protein is encoded by the coding sequence ATGTCCGACGGAACCGCGTCCGCGCCCGTGCTGCGCGCCCGTGACGTGCACAAGTCCTACGGGAAGCGGTCCGTGCTGCGCGGTGCCGAGCTCACCGTCGCGCCGGGGCAGCTCGTCGGCGTCGTCGGGGAGAACGGGGCCGGGAAATCCACCTTGTTGAAGATTCTCGCCGGGACCCTTTCCCCCGATCGTGGGGAAGTCTCCCTGTCCGGTGCGCTCGGGTACTGCCCGCAGGAGCCCGTGCTCAATGCCGCGCTCACCGTCGAGCAACATCTGCGGTACTTCGCCGCCGCCCATCGGCTGCCCGACCTGCGCAGGGGGCAGGAACTCCTGCGACTCCTCGGGTACGAGCGGTACGCCGGGACCGTCGCCGGTGAGCTGTCCGGCGGTACCCGGCAGAAGCTCAACCTCACCCTCGCCCTGCTCCACGATCCCGGTCTGCTGCTCCTCGACGAGCCCTATCAGGGGTTCGACTGGGAGACCTATGTGCGGTTCTGGGATCTTGTCGATGAGTTGCGCAGCAATCGCACGGCCGTCGTTGTCATCACTCATCTCGTGTTCGAGCAGGATCGGTTCGATGTGCTGGCCGATCTCGCGGACGGGCGGCTCGCGCCCCGGGACGGGGTTTCCACGGGGAAGGAGCGGCACGCGCATGCCTAG
- a CDS encoding TetR/AcrR family transcriptional regulator, with protein sequence MLYMRSVVAAEDRTARAVIRDEALRLFGERGADVVTVRQIAEAAGVSPGLVLHHFGSKDGLRQEVDRYVLEVFEGMLGELAGEGGAELVDPGASSGLLSEVFGRYLPDGSPLPGYLRRLLLGDSEAGRKLFQRLFQLSREALDGLVAAGVAVPGRDADVRAAFLLANDLAVFLLRDRLADVLGSDPLSADGMARWGAEMLGVYAGGLGASPPEGSTEQP encoded by the coding sequence ATGCTGTACATGCGTTCAGTTGTCGCCGCTGAGGATCGGACCGCTCGGGCTGTTATTCGGGATGAGGCCCTGCGGTTGTTCGGTGAGCGGGGGGCCGATGTGGTCACCGTGCGGCAGATTGCCGAGGCCGCGGGGGTGTCGCCGGGGCTCGTGCTGCATCACTTCGGGTCGAAGGACGGGTTGCGGCAGGAGGTCGACCGGTACGTTCTCGAGGTGTTCGAGGGGATGCTGGGGGAGCTGGCCGGGGAGGGCGGGGCCGAGCTGGTTGATCCCGGCGCCTCCTCGGGGCTTCTCAGCGAGGTGTTCGGGCGGTATCTGCCCGATGGGTCGCCGCTGCCCGGTTACCTGCGCCGGTTGCTGCTCGGTGATTCCGAGGCCGGGCGCAAGCTCTTTCAGCGGTTGTTCCAGCTCAGCCGGGAGGCGCTGGACGGGCTCGTGGCCGCCGGGGTCGCCGTGCCCGGGCGGGACGCGGACGTGCGGGCCGCCTTTCTGCTCGCCAATGACCTCGCCGTCTTTCTGCTGCGCGACCGGCTCGCCGACGTCCTCGGCAGCGATCCCCTTTCCGCCGACGGCATGGCCCGTTGGGGGGCCGAGATGCTCGGCGTGTACGCGGGCGGGCTCGGCGCTTCGCCCCCGGAGGGGTCCACCGAGCAGCCCTAG